The proteins below come from a single Psychrobacter sp. PL19 genomic window:
- a CDS encoding AmiS/UreI family transporter, with protein MLGLTLLYVGAVLFINGLWLLGKIEDKEVAVINLLVGFLSFLIAIYLVFNKSQDLNLISAGAFTFLFAFTYIWVGANQFLKSNSKGLGWFCFFVSLTALTIALNSTFKISMDISIWSIFNWYAWSVLWFLFFVMLSLSKNIQRQVGLFTIFCAVTTGWIPGLLILQNIYEIY; from the coding sequence ATGTTAGGTTTAACACTACTTTATGTTGGCGCTGTCTTATTTATTAACGGACTCTGGCTACTAGGTAAAATTGAAGATAAAGAAGTTGCAGTAATAAACTTACTAGTAGGATTTCTAAGTTTTTTAATCGCGATATATTTAGTATTCAACAAATCTCAAGATTTGAATCTAATAAGTGCAGGTGCTTTTACCTTTCTTTTTGCTTTTACATACATATGGGTTGGCGCAAATCAATTTTTAAAGTCAAATTCAAAGGGTTTAGGTTGGTTTTGCTTTTTTGTAAGCCTTACAGCTCTAACTATAGCATTAAATTCGACGTTCAAAATAAGTATGGACATCAGTATTTGGAGCATCTTTAACTGGTATGCTTGGTCAGTTCTTTGGTTTTTATTCTTTGTTATGCTCAGCTTATCAAAGAATATTCAGAGACAAGTTGGTCTATTTACGATTTTTTGCGCAGTTACGACTGGATGGATACCAGGACTACTAATCCTGCAAAATATATATGAGATATATTAA
- a CDS encoding DUF932 domain-containing protein — protein sequence MAHLIESMAYVGETPWHGLGNELSPKQPIEVWAKQAGLDWRIESSDVSYMASNEKGHNLILPFAEQKVLYRSDNFEPLSVVSQRYQEVQPREILEFYRDLTEQSDFELETAGVLKGGRKLWALARTGQSAMLKGKDVSDGYLLLATACDGTLATTAQFTSIRVVCNNTLAISLADGSGDVVKVPHSTSFDADKVKQQLGVSVKQWEQHSYEMKQLSERRVTQAEAANYLSRVFNDQDNDIILFNQAKKQKDAVPNAKAMNQVMTMFNGQGRGAGLDAARDTAYGLLCSITEYVDHERRAMNTDNRLNSAWFGAGAKLKQKGLEDALTLIA from the coding sequence ATGGCACATTTAATCGAATCAATGGCCTACGTCGGCGAAACCCCATGGCATGGCTTGGGTAATGAGTTATCCCCTAAGCAGCCTATCGAGGTCTGGGCTAAGCAAGCGGGGCTTGATTGGCGTATCGAATCGTCAGACGTCAGCTATATGGCAAGCAATGAAAAGGGGCATAACCTGATCTTACCCTTTGCTGAGCAGAAGGTTTTATACCGTAGCGATAACTTTGAGCCGTTATCGGTTGTCAGTCAACGCTATCAAGAAGTACAACCTCGTGAGATTCTAGAGTTCTATCGTGATCTTACTGAACAGTCGGATTTTGAATTGGAGACTGCTGGAGTCTTAAAGGGTGGCCGCAAGCTATGGGCATTGGCCCGTACAGGTCAGTCAGCAATGCTTAAGGGAAAGGATGTGAGTGATGGCTACTTACTGCTTGCAACGGCTTGTGACGGCACTTTGGCGACCACAGCACAGTTCACATCGATCCGTGTGGTGTGTAATAACACCTTAGCGATTAGCTTAGCGGACGGTTCAGGAGATGTGGTGAAAGTTCCGCACTCTACCTCCTTTGATGCGGACAAGGTCAAGCAGCAACTGGGCGTGTCGGTGAAGCAGTGGGAGCAGCACTCTTATGAGATGAAGCAGCTGTCTGAACGCCGTGTCACTCAAGCGGAAGCTGCCAATTATTTAAGCCGGGTGTTCAACGATCAGGACAATGACATCATTCTTTTCAACCAAGCGAAAAAGCAAAAGGATGCGGTTCCTAATGCTAAGGCTATGAATCAAGTGATGACCATGTTCAATGGTCAAGGTCGCGGAGCGGGTCTTGATGCCGCTCGTGATACGGCTTATGGCTTGCTGTGTAGCATCACGGAATATGTGGATCATGAAAGACGTGCCATGAATACAGACAACCGTCTTAACTCAGCATGGTTCGGTGCAGGCGCTAAACTAAAACAGAAAGGCTTAGAGGACGCACTAACCTTGATTGCGTAG
- a CDS encoding recombination directionality factor — protein MIKGLTITPPVLGRISIGKVVHKDGKRLPAKDDQFTITSQVQNKDGWVNHPLDEKLRANSNGKLRQIPVRLLFNDPELNLRAEYTLFDRQTGRPVCVGDGESCQRRTNKGVESHPCPSPDRCPLAQGGACKPYGRLYVNLSEDDELGTFIFRTTGFNSIRTLAARLSYFAAVSGNKLSCLPLQLTLRGKSTTQSYRTPIYFVDLTLRDGIHLKEAVQGAQAIDAELSQHGFDQAALEEAAKQGYVNSCFEADTDEAFEVVEEFYPVEASDASNSKQGHAQNGTATHNVTSIEQGLRQSVTAVS, from the coding sequence ATGATTAAGGGCCTCACTATCACCCCACCAGTTCTCGGTCGTATCAGCATCGGCAAAGTCGTTCACAAAGATGGCAAGCGTCTACCTGCTAAAGACGATCAATTTACCATCACCAGCCAAGTTCAAAATAAAGACGGTTGGGTCAATCATCCACTTGATGAAAAATTGCGCGCAAACAGTAACGGTAAGCTTAGACAAATACCGGTACGACTGCTGTTCAATGATCCAGAACTCAATCTGCGAGCAGAGTACACGCTATTTGATCGGCAAACAGGCAGACCCGTTTGCGTGGGCGACGGTGAGAGCTGTCAGCGTCGCACTAACAAAGGCGTTGAGAGTCACCCATGCCCATCGCCTGATCGCTGTCCACTGGCACAAGGCGGCGCTTGTAAGCCCTATGGTCGTCTGTACGTTAATCTAAGTGAAGACGATGAGCTAGGAACCTTTATCTTTCGCACCACAGGCTTTAACAGCATTCGAACGCTGGCAGCACGCCTCAGTTACTTTGCTGCGGTATCGGGCAATAAGCTGTCATGCTTACCACTACAACTCACTCTAAGAGGTAAGAGCACCACGCAAAGCTATCGGACACCGATCTACTTTGTGGATTTAACCTTACGTGACGGTATCCATCTAAAAGAAGCCGTTCAAGGTGCGCAGGCTATTGATGCGGAGCTCAGTCAACACGGCTTTGATCAGGCGGCGTTAGAAGAAGCTGCCAAACAGGGTTATGTGAACTCCTGCTTTGAGGCCGATACTGACGAGGCGTTTGAGGTCGTCGAAGAGTTTTATCCGGTTGAGGCAAGCGATGCTAGTAACAGCAAGCAGGGGCATGCGCAGAATGGCACAGCCACTCATAACGTGACCAGCATTGAACAAGGCTTACGGCAAAGCGTGACCGCTGTGAGTTAA
- a CDS encoding amidase, translating to MNLLNISALEIARMIARKEITVVDVVEFYIHRIKTYENLDCISVLFETEALEQARQLDELNVATKRLSQFHGIPILLKDNLDVKGYVTKAGTVYLDQIAPESCALVRQLESLGFVILGKVKMTELAFGLSGQNPMQGTPYNPWSKQQLAPGGSSSGASVAVAAGLSPLSIGGDTGGSIRTPVALNGIFGFKPSSNKIVASGAVALSKTLDTLGPIALRSEDIFELYALLSNTQIPQLRSDLNELCYLAEEDFPYPLDDEILNLWNALLIQLTAHGFVLKKWQPPTEFNFEALSDRTSMIIAYESYLYHGKDAENVHTKMWQVVRERVLRGKDISSEDYQQVITQRSSFEQSFEQSLVENNCLLLPVSPIFAVELDAQDKSFAHVGNYTRPFNYLDSPCFSFPIGSSSTNLPMGVQLVSYRGNDHLLLEQVQNIISSLNIKPKVADI from the coding sequence ATGAACTTGTTAAATATTTCTGCACTCGAGATTGCAAGGATGATTGCAAGAAAAGAGATAACTGTTGTTGATGTAGTTGAATTCTATATTCATCGTATTAAAACGTATGAAAACTTAGATTGCATTTCAGTATTATTTGAAACTGAGGCACTAGAGCAGGCTAGGCAATTAGATGAATTAAATGTAGCAACTAAGCGTTTAAGTCAGTTTCACGGTATCCCAATTCTTTTAAAAGATAATTTAGATGTAAAAGGCTATGTCACCAAAGCGGGTACTGTTTATTTAGATCAGATTGCGCCAGAAAGTTGTGCTTTAGTCAGACAACTTGAAAGTTTAGGCTTTGTAATTTTAGGCAAAGTCAAAATGACGGAGTTAGCTTTTGGGCTCTCTGGACAAAATCCAATGCAAGGCACGCCATATAATCCATGGTCTAAACAGCAATTAGCTCCGGGTGGCTCTTCATCTGGTGCGAGTGTTGCTGTGGCTGCTGGTTTGTCCCCTTTGTCCATCGGGGGCGATACAGGTGGATCCATTCGTACGCCTGTGGCATTAAATGGCATCTTTGGATTTAAACCATCGAGTAATAAGATCGTTGCTTCTGGTGCAGTCGCACTGTCTAAAACTTTAGATACTTTAGGACCGATTGCTTTAAGAAGTGAAGACATTTTCGAACTATATGCACTTCTTAGCAATACTCAGATCCCTCAACTTCGATCCGATCTTAATGAGTTGTGTTATTTGGCGGAAGAAGATTTTCCATATCCATTAGATGATGAAATATTAAATTTATGGAATGCGCTGTTAATTCAATTAACAGCGCATGGCTTTGTACTTAAAAAATGGCAGCCACCGACTGAATTCAACTTTGAGGCGCTATCTGACCGCACATCGATGATTATTGCATATGAAAGTTATTTATATCACGGCAAGGACGCAGAAAATGTGCACACCAAGATGTGGCAAGTAGTACGAGAGCGAGTTTTACGGGGCAAAGATATTTCATCAGAAGATTATCAACAAGTAATTACACAGCGAAGCTCGTTTGAACAGTCGTTTGAACAGTCATTGGTTGAAAATAATTGCTTATTGTTACCGGTTAGTCCAATTTTTGCCGTTGAGTTAGATGCACAAGATAAGAGTTTTGCTCATGTTGGGAATTATACACGACCTTTTAATTATCTTGACTCGCCATGCTTTTCTTTTCCAATCGGTAGCAGTTCGACAAACTTACCGATGGGAGTGCAATTAGTCTCTTATCGTGGCAATGATCATTTATTGTTGGAACAAGTTCAGAATATTATTTCTAGCCTTAATATCAAGCCTAAAGTTGCTGACATTTAA
- a CDS encoding YqaJ viral recombinase family nuclease: protein MNTIALNNSTTQQSASRNLSVKVKPPATTGRPSPVNQSTTAKRLVNTKALSHEDWLKVRKQGIGSSDAAACGIHPFLSMLELWMIKTGRLHSHLNDDIDGYSPLYWGNTLEPMVAKYYQEHTGNKVRRVNAILQHPDPDNYFMLANLDYAITGSDEVQILECKTTGEHGAKLWKKGVPLYVTCQVQHQLAVTGKQAAHICVLICGHEAKIFKVERDEQLINSILWHERLFWQYVETDTPPTPDHSESAARALKQLYPTPKPSSKIDLSADDGANKLFTKLLAQRASIDELQQQHDQIKHQLQTLIKDHEVAVFDQGAISWKRSKDSTTLDSKALLKAKPELLTQFSKTRPGSRRFVILSDS, encoded by the coding sequence ATGAACACCATCGCTTTAAATAACAGTACTACTCAGCAGAGCGCAAGCCGGAATCTAAGCGTTAAGGTTAAGCCACCAGCCACTACGGGTCGCCCATCTCCTGTAAATCAATCAACCACTGCCAAACGCCTGGTTAATACCAAAGCGCTTAGCCATGAGGACTGGCTAAAAGTTCGTAAGCAAGGTATTGGCAGCTCTGACGCCGCCGCCTGTGGTATTCACCCCTTTTTGTCTATGCTGGAACTATGGATGATTAAGACCGGTCGTCTGCACTCACACTTAAATGATGATATTGATGGCTACTCTCCCTTGTACTGGGGCAATACGTTAGAGCCCATGGTGGCGAAATACTATCAAGAGCACACAGGCAATAAAGTGCGCCGAGTCAATGCGATCTTGCAGCATCCTGATCCTGACAATTACTTTATGCTGGCTAATTTAGACTACGCCATCACTGGCAGCGATGAAGTGCAGATATTAGAGTGTAAAACAACAGGGGAGCACGGGGCTAAGCTTTGGAAGAAGGGGGTGCCTTTGTATGTGACGTGCCAAGTACAGCATCAATTGGCGGTCACTGGTAAACAAGCGGCGCATATCTGCGTGTTGATTTGTGGACACGAGGCTAAGATATTTAAGGTTGAGCGCGATGAGCAGCTGATTAATAGCATTCTGTGGCATGAACGTCTGTTCTGGCAGTATGTGGAAACCGACACCCCGCCAACCCCGGACCATTCTGAATCCGCAGCCCGTGCGTTAAAGCAGCTTTATCCAACCCCTAAGCCGTCGAGTAAGATTGATCTTAGCGCCGATGACGGGGCTAACAAACTGTTTACTAAGCTACTTGCTCAGCGCGCGTCTATCGATGAGCTGCAACAGCAGCACGATCAGATTAAGCACCAGCTGCAAACACTCATCAAAGACCACGAGGTCGCCGTATTTGACCAGGGTGCGATCTCGTGGAAGCGCTCTAAAGACAGCACTACTCTTGATAGCAAGGCTTTGCTCAAAGCAAAGCCTGAATTGCTCACGCAGTTCAGTAAAACACGCCCGGGCAGCCGTCGCTTTGTCATTCTAAGCGACAGCTAA
- a CDS encoding amidase, whose amino-acid sequence MTNVNAKTIDLTELTVEQVQAGFASGAFTSEKLTEAYLERIAEFNPSYNAIVFFNEKAVEEARAIDKRRAAGETLGPLAGVPVVVKEAMDMKGFPTTGGWSLLYSKTGGVDLLPETDSPVVARMRKADTVILGKTNIPVLSHTGSHSNGSWAGSTYNSVDREFLPGGSSSGTATAVGGNFCVLGLAEETAGSIQNPAAAQGLVGIKPTHGLVPNTGVLPLSSLRDVVGPIARCVRDAALTLDALAGFSMEDPKTLACVGKIPKGGYISKLDKNALKGKRIGLYGPGWRASTFSEETTGLYERAQEELKKLGAELVDDPFANSGFMELRKAVLPGAEFDARGMESIAYDIQKYLERMGSSVALKTFAEFAEATQKEDAFGPDGTLNYMSHVPAFVESAKSPSTPTDMTSFIDLRETYLDIFNTVFNKHGLDAVIYPQMQGPLGPLHGDETIDGMVVSEVNIAGLPAVTIPAGFYASGAPFNLVIVARQWTEAEMLAIAYAYEQGTRHRKAPELKKA is encoded by the coding sequence ATGACTAATGTAAATGCAAAGACCATCGACCTCACTGAACTGACTGTCGAGCAAGTACAGGCGGGTTTCGCAAGTGGCGCGTTCACCTCAGAAAAGCTGACTGAGGCTTACTTAGAGCGCATCGCGGAATTCAACCCTTCCTACAATGCAATCGTCTTTTTCAACGAGAAGGCAGTTGAAGAAGCGCGCGCGATTGACAAGCGTCGCGCCGCTGGGGAAACACTGGGACCCCTGGCGGGTGTCCCCGTCGTCGTCAAAGAGGCCATGGATATGAAGGGCTTTCCGACCACCGGTGGCTGGTCGCTTCTCTACAGCAAGACCGGCGGCGTCGACCTGCTGCCTGAGACCGATTCTCCTGTGGTGGCACGCATGCGCAAAGCCGACACGGTGATCCTAGGCAAGACTAACATTCCGGTGCTCAGCCATACCGGTTCGCATTCCAATGGTTCGTGGGCTGGCTCTACTTACAATTCAGTTGACCGAGAGTTCCTACCCGGTGGCAGCAGCAGCGGGACCGCAACTGCCGTCGGCGGTAATTTCTGCGTGCTCGGACTGGCGGAAGAAACCGCCGGCTCGATTCAAAACCCTGCCGCGGCGCAAGGCCTTGTGGGCATAAAGCCGACTCACGGACTCGTTCCTAATACGGGCGTTTTGCCGCTCTCCAGCTTGCGCGACGTCGTCGGCCCCATCGCACGGTGTGTACGCGATGCGGCACTGACGCTGGACGCGCTTGCAGGGTTCTCGATGGAGGATCCCAAGACGCTAGCATGCGTGGGTAAGATTCCGAAAGGCGGCTATATCTCGAAGTTGGACAAAAATGCGCTGAAGGGCAAGCGCATTGGTCTCTACGGGCCGGGCTGGCGCGCTTCGACGTTTTCCGAGGAGACGACAGGCCTTTATGAGCGCGCCCAAGAAGAATTGAAGAAACTCGGAGCAGAACTCGTAGACGACCCTTTTGCCAATTCTGGATTTATGGAACTTCGCAAGGCGGTCTTGCCTGGAGCCGAGTTCGACGCGCGCGGAATGGAATCAATTGCCTATGACATTCAAAAATATCTCGAGCGCATGGGTTCAAGTGTCGCTCTGAAGACATTCGCGGAATTTGCCGAAGCGACGCAGAAAGAAGATGCGTTTGGGCCGGACGGAACGTTGAACTATATGAGTCATGTGCCCGCATTCGTAGAATCAGCGAAGTCACCATCTACACCCACAGATATGACGTCGTTCATCGATCTGAGGGAAACCTATCTCGATATATTCAACACAGTTTTCAACAAGCATGGGCTTGATGCGGTCATTTACCCGCAAATGCAGGGTCCTTTAGGTCCGCTGCACGGAGACGAAACCATCGATGGAATGGTAGTCAGCGAGGTGAATATCGCCGGCCTGCCGGCGGTGACGATACCAGCTGGCTTTTACGCCTCCGGTGCCCCATTCAATCTCGTTATTGTTGCGCGGCAGTGGACCGAAGCCGAGATGCTTGCCATCGCGTACGCCTACGAACAGGGAACAAGGCACCGCAAGGCGCCGGAACTTAAAAAGGCCTAG
- a CDS encoding MFS transporter: MKNSTSMVRNVSQKKVILAGTIGNAVEWFDWTIYATFAVFFSKQFFPSTDATASLLATFAIFAIGFFMRPFGGIVLGIFSDRYGRKSALATTIMMMAGGSLMIALSPTYTTIGIFAPIILVLARLLQGLSLGGEFASAATYLSEMAPKEKRGFYSSFMFFSAAMGILLASGLAWLLTSILTDQQMSNYGWRIPFLLGALGGLVGMWIRRSVPDSEMTHAKEKVKNPLLVLIKSYPKETLRIAGISILTTFAFYIFVIYVPSYAINFLGAESKVAFAANTIALVVFMLCQPLFGWLSDKIGRKPQLIVFALGYLLFFYPMIKWMDSSFSSILLVEMFGLVLYALYTSIGPAVMSEQFPTEVRAVGIGAPYNLVVALLGGTTPYVLTWSQSNGKQDYFYFMVIVGAILTLITFIKMPETVGKKLEDI; this comes from the coding sequence ATGAAAAACTCAACGTCTATGGTTAGAAATGTATCACAAAAGAAAGTCATTCTTGCAGGAACAATTGGAAATGCTGTCGAGTGGTTTGATTGGACGATATATGCAACATTTGCCGTATTCTTTTCCAAACAGTTTTTCCCCTCTACAGATGCAACGGCATCATTATTAGCTACTTTTGCTATTTTTGCTATTGGCTTTTTTATGCGGCCTTTTGGTGGGATAGTCCTGGGAATATTTTCTGACCGATATGGTAGAAAATCTGCACTAGCAACCACGATCATGATGATGGCTGGTGGCTCGCTAATGATTGCTTTGTCACCAACCTATACAACAATTGGTATTTTTGCCCCGATTATTTTAGTTTTAGCACGATTATTACAAGGCTTATCTTTAGGTGGAGAGTTCGCCTCTGCTGCAACTTATCTATCTGAAATGGCACCAAAAGAAAAAAGGGGGTTTTATTCAAGCTTTATGTTCTTTAGTGCAGCCATGGGGATATTACTCGCATCAGGCTTAGCTTGGTTATTAACCAGTATTTTAACAGATCAGCAAATGAGTAACTATGGTTGGCGCATTCCTTTTCTATTGGGCGCCCTAGGTGGTCTTGTTGGGATGTGGATTCGTCGCTCTGTGCCTGATAGTGAAATGACGCATGCTAAGGAAAAAGTTAAAAATCCTTTACTGGTGCTGATCAAAAGTTATCCAAAAGAAACCTTAAGAATAGCTGGAATCTCGATTTTAACTACTTTTGCATTTTATATATTTGTTATCTATGTCCCAAGCTATGCCATTAATTTTCTGGGTGCGGAATCGAAAGTTGCTTTCGCTGCCAACACCATTGCCTTGGTTGTATTTATGCTATGTCAGCCTTTGTTTGGCTGGCTATCCGATAAAATTGGACGTAAGCCACAGTTAATCGTTTTTGCTTTAGGGTACTTATTGTTTTTCTATCCTATGATTAAGTGGATGGACAGCTCATTTAGCTCAATTTTATTGGTTGAGATGTTTGGCTTAGTGCTCTACGCCTTATATACCTCAATTGGACCTGCAGTAATGTCCGAACAATTTCCAACGGAAGTTCGAGCGGTTGGGATTGGCGCACCCTATAACTTAGTGGTCGCGTTGCTAGGTGGTACGACACCGTATGTTCTAACTTGGTCGCAAAGTAACGGTAAACAAGATTATTTTTATTTCATGGTTATCGTTGGTGCAATTTTAACGCTGATCACCTTTATTAAAATGCCTGAAACGGTTGGTAAAAAACTGGAAGACATCTGA